A single window of Coffea eugenioides isolate CCC68of chromosome 7, Ceug_1.0, whole genome shotgun sequence DNA harbors:
- the LOC113778325 gene encoding uncharacterized protein LOC113778325 — protein MATLQKFKLLATQCAVAGSPTRSPSASPVIHLRRRKTLRMLLSRGGSGSRRIPRREEGSPDRRGCERNSPEKGKELMVSHKLRDLFVSSPPTFDERVAENVREGLLSGGVSSGVGGGVGGASGGFGLRRGGGGRQLRPLSATFRQRLLRRAWRPVLVTIPE, from the coding sequence ATGGCGACGTTGCAGAAATTTAAGCTATTAGCCACGCAGTGTGCGGTCGCCGGGAGTCCGACGAGAAGCCCATCAGCGAGCCCAGTTATACACCTCCGCCGGAGGAAGACGCTGAGGATGTTGCTCAGCCGCGGGGGAAGTGGTAGCAGGAGGATTCCGCGCCGGGAAGAGGGTTCTCCGGATCGGAGGGGGTGCGAGAGGAACTCGCCGGAGAAAGGGAAGGAGTTGATGGTGAGTCATAAGCTGAGGGACTTGTTCGTTTCGTCGCCGCCGACGTTTGACGAGAGGGTGGCGGAGAATGTTAGAGAAGGGTTGTTGTCCGGTGGGGTTAGTAGCGGCGTCGGCGGCGGCGTCGGTGGTGCGAGTGGCGGGTTTGGATTGAGGAGAGGTGGCGGGGGCCGACAGCTTAGACCGTTGTCAGCGACGTTTCGGCAACGGTTGCTTAGGAGGGCATGGAGACCTGTGCTGGTTACCATACCCGagtaa
- the LOC113778318 gene encoding LEAF RUST 10 DISEASE-RESISTANCE LOCUS RECEPTOR-LIKE PROTEIN KINASE-like 1.4 isoform X3 codes for MKSHSPLQSFPTLLCFLACIFLQLHPVSSNPAEFYETCGNEYSCGSITGIGYPFRGSKDPAHCGYPGLELRCDQSSNVTRLNIKNMTFWVLDVHPTAQTLRVAREDVMENNCPTDLVNMTLDYTLFDYSASYINVTFIYDCLFNVPNVLFSCGNNSLSVLPGNLGAGLCKASVVYPALQTGDRGSFNFTGLDQVLRQGFDIRWIVDTGICNECTRSGGRCGYGGGTNQNQTTCFCPNQSYVQSVACSSNSSPPPSPSRGSKSGPGTPVVLAIVGAVLAGVGLGWLIFWCRQRRRRLAAAKAAESYQTQSKDNSTTPASKAPTSVPSTVFTKSIPSYPSSKTEFGKDSSYFGVQVFSYGELEEATDGFSQSRELGDGGFGAVYYGVLTDGRVVAVKRLYENNFKRVEQFINEVEILTRLRHPNLVTLFGCTSKRSRELLLVYEYIPNGTVADHLHGKRASSGLLSWPVRLNIAIETADALAYLHKSDIIHRDVKTNNILLDNDFHVKVADFGLSRLFPNDVTHVSTAPQGTPGYVDPEYYQCYQLTEKSDVYSFGVVLIELISSLQAVDTNRHRHDINLANMAVNKIQNHTLHELVDSSLEFGTNSPMRRMTTLVAELAFRCLQQERDMRPSMQEVVDALRGIQNEGLSTAKVEVVHILVDDVAPLKDNVVPTSPDSVVPDKWLSSSTPNSSG; via the exons ATGAAATCCCACAGCCCTTTACAGTCGTTCCCCACTCTTCTCTGTTTTCTCGCCTGTATATTTCTTCAACTTCATCCCGTTTCAAGTAATCCGGCGGAATTTTATGAGACCTGTGGGAATGAATACAGCTGCGGCAGCATCACCGGAATAGGATATCCTTTCCGGGGATCCAAAGATCCCGCACACTGTGGCTATCCCGGGCTAGAGCTAAGATGCGATCAGAGCAGTAATGTTACAAGACTCAATATCAAGAACATGACATTTTGGGTCTTGGATGTCCATCCAACCGCCCAGACTTTGAGGGTTGCTAGAGAAGACGTGATGGAGAACAACTGTCCTACTGATTTAGTAAACATGACTTTGGATTACACCCTGTTTGATTACTCCGCGAGTTACATAAACGTCACGTTTATCTATGACTGCCTATTCAATGTACCCAATGTTCTTTTCTCATGCGGGAACAATAGTCTGTCGGTCTTGCCTGGAAACCTTGGTGCTGGACTGTGTAAGGCCAGTGTGGTATATCCTGCACTTCAAACGGGTGATAGAGGCTCCTTTAATTTTACGGGCTTGGATCAAGTCCTCCGGCAAGGGTTCGACATCAGATGGATAGTGGATACTGGTATATGCAATGAGTGCACCAGGTCCGGTGGAAGGTGTGGGTACGGTGGTGGCacaaatcaaaatcaaactacTTGTTTCTGCCCAAATCAGTCCTATGTCCAATCTGTTGCTTGCTCATCAAATTCATCACCACCACCTTCACCTTCTAGAG GCAGTAAAAGTGGTCCCGGCACTCCCGTAG TTCTTGCTATAGTAGGTGCAGTCCTTGCTGGTGTGGGTCTTGGTTGGTTGATTTTCTGGTGTAGGCAACGGAGGAGACGGCTTGCTGCTGCTAAAGCTGCAGAGAGTTACCAAACTCAGAGCAAGGATAATTCAACTACTCCTGCTAGCAAAGCCCCTACTTCTGTGCCTTCAACTGTTTTCACCAAAAGCATCCCTTCTTATCCTTCCTCAAAAACTGAATTTGGAAAAGATAGCTCCTATTTTGGTGTCCAGGTCTTTAGCTATGGCGAACTTGAGGAAGCCACAGATGGTTTTTCTCAATCTAGAGAACTTGGAGATGGTGGCTTTGGCGCTGTATATTATG GTGTTCTTACTGATGGCCGCGTTGTTGCAGTCAAGCGGttatatgaaaataattttaagCGTGTTGAGCAGTTTATCAATGAAGTTGAGATCTTGACCCGTTTACGGCATCCAAACCTTGTGACACTATTTGGATGCACATCCAAAAGAAGCCGTGAGCTGTTGCTCGTGTATGAATATATACCAAATGGAACTGTGGCCGATCATCTACATGGGAAACGTGCCAGTTCTGGTTTGCTATCTTGGCCTGTCCGACTGAACATTGCCATTGAGACAGCTGATGCATTGGCTTATCTTCATAAATCAGATATCATACATCGTGATGTCAAAACCAACAACATCCTTCTAGACAATGACTTCCATGTAAAAGTCGCCGATTTTGGGTTATCAAGGTTGTTTCCCAACGATGTTACGCATGTATCTACAGCTCCCCAGGGGACACCCGGATACGTTGATCCTGAGTATTATCAATGCTACCAGCTCACTGAAAAGAGTGATGTTTACAGCTTTGGGGTGGTATTGATTGAACTAATTTCATCGCTGCAAGCTGTTGATACTAACAGGCACCGTCATGATATAAATTTGGCAAATATGGCCGTCAACAAAATCCAAAACCATACATTACATGAATTGGTAGATTCAAGTCTGGAGTTTGGGACAAATAGCCCTATGAGGAGGATGACAACATTAGTGGCTGAGCTAGCTTTTCGGTGTCTGCAGCAGGAGAGAGATATGAGGCCTTCAATGCAAGAAGTAGTGGATGCTCTTCGAGGAATTCAGAATGAAGGGTTGAGTACTGCAAAGGTGGAGGTGGTGCATATCTTGGTTGATGACGTCGCGCCGCTCAAGGATAATGTTGTCCCTACATCGCCTGATTCAGTTGTTCCTGATAAGTGGCTTAGCAGCTCGACACCAAATTCAAGCGGGTGA
- the LOC113778320 gene encoding putative glutamine amidotransferase GAT1_2.1, with amino-acid sequence MATELSNILPRVLIVSRRTVRKNKFVDFVGEYHLDLIVSYGAVPVILPRVTGVHMLLESFEPIHGVLLCEGEDIDPSLYEEEASGLTPEELDEIRRVHASDTSVDKEKDNIEMRLAKLCLERNIPYLGICRGSQVLNVACGGTLYLDVGKELTNKVPEDLRVMHMDYDNYDGHRHAVKVVENTPLSRWFKDSLEEGKMELWVNSYHHQGVKRLAERFVPMAFAPDGLIEGFYDPDAYNPEEGKFIMGLQFHPERMRQPDSDEFNYPGCPFAYQEFVKAVVAYQKKLNSATNVPRPVKLDQEMEKKRKSIVRSFSIARIIYKGGRDMHLSKESELEVGAEFLESNTALTLEQESRLKQMGATVRNSSSFLARLRLNEEREALARKVMGNMSVEQLSDLMSFYHMMGQICSEVLEKKLHGMVNDLAS; translated from the exons ATGGCCACCGAGCTCTCAAACATTCTGCCTCGTGTCCTCATCGTATCCAGGCGTACGGTTCGCAAGAACAAGTTCGTCGACTTCGTAG GAGAGTACCATCTCGATCTTATAGTAAGCTATGGGGCTGTACCGGTGATTTTACCCCGGGTGACGGGGGTGCACATGCTGTTAGAGAGTTTTGAGCCGATTCATGGAGTTCTTCTCTGTGAGGGGGAAGATATTGATCCATCACTGTATGAAGAAGAAGCATCAGGTTTAACGCCAGAAGAATTGGACGAAATCCGGAGGGTGCACGCCAGCGATACTTCCGTAGACAAAGAAAAAGACAACATAGAAATGAGGCTAGCCAAACTTTGCCTGGAGAGGAACATTCCTTACTTGGGAATATGCAGGGGTTCACAAGTCCTGAATGTTGCATGTGGGGGTACCCTTTATTTAGATGTGGGGAAAGAATTAACTAATAAGGTTCCTGAAGATCTGAGGGTAATGCACATGGATTATGATAATTATGATGGGCACAGACATGCTGTGAAGGTTGTGGAGAATACTCCTTTGAGTCGTTGGTTTAAGGACTCTTTGGAGGAAGGGAAAATGGAGCTCTGGGTGAATAGTTATCATCACCAGGGAGTTAAGAGGTTAGCTGAGCGTTTTGTTCCAATGGCATTTGCTCCTGATGGTTTGATTGAAGGGTTTTATGATCCTGATGCTTATAATCCTGAGGAGGGTAAATTCATAATGGGGCTCCAATTTCATCCCGAGAGAATGAGGCAACCTGATTCGGATGAATTCAATTATCCTGGATGCCCTTTTGCTTATCAG GAGTTTGTGAAGGCAGTTGTTGCTTATCAGAAGAAGCTCAATAGTGCAACAAATGTACCGAGACCTGTAAAGCTTGAtcaagaaatggagaagaaaagaaaatccatCGTTAGAAGCTTCTCAATTGCAAGAATAATATATAAAGGGGGACGTGATATGCATCTATCAAAAGAATCTGAACTTGAAGTCGGAGCAGAATTCCTTGAG TCGAACACAGCTTTGACTTTGGAGCAGGAGAGTAGATTGAAACAAATGGGGGCAACCGTGaggaactcatcttccttcttaGCTAGATTAAGGTTAAACGAAGAAAGAGAGGCATTAGCAAGGAAAGTGATGGGAAACATGTCGGTAGAACAGTTATCTGATCTAATGTCCTTCTACCACATGATGGGGCAGATATGTTCAGAAGTCTTGGAGAAAAAACTTCATGGCATGGTCAATGATCTTGCCTCTTAA
- the LOC113778318 gene encoding LEAF RUST 10 DISEASE-RESISTANCE LOCUS RECEPTOR-LIKE PROTEIN KINASE-like 1.4 isoform X1: protein MKSQFLPETPFPSVYTILLLTLFIQFPSILGNNTEWYTSCTNLFSCGGISGVDYPFWGGNRPQECGHPGLELMCEDSTPTMEIMNVKYRVLQVNPSSQILRITRNEFAIKDICPEKLVNTTLDANLFEYASGYVNLTIQYGCPSLNIPVPAPIACNINGITYRNVYVVPGAQGPGTCRASIFFPIHSTAFGGITEELSILGQVMVSGFEVRWKVDSMQCNECRNSNGRCGYDLKSNQFTCLCPGNQASGHYGCTSTSSDENGSPHESMVVSGSKSGPGTPVVLAIVGAVLAGVGLGWLIFWCRQRRRRLAAAKAAESYQTQSKDNSTTPASKAPTSVPSTVFTKSIPSYPSSKTEFGKDSSYFGVQVFSYGELEEATDGFSQSRELGDGGFGAVYYGVLTDGRVVAVKRLYENNFKRVEQFINEVEILTRLRHPNLVTLFGCTSKRSRELLLVYEYIPNGTVADHLHGKRASSGLLSWPVRLNIAIETADALAYLHKSDIIHRDVKTNNILLDNDFHVKVADFGLSRLFPNDVTHVSTAPQGTPGYVDPEYYQCYQLTEKSDVYSFGVVLIELISSLQAVDTNRHRHDINLANMAVNKIQNHTLHELVDSSLEFGTNSPMRRMTTLVAELAFRCLQQERDMRPSMQEVVDALRGIQNEGLSTAKVEVVHILVDDVAPLKDNVVPTSPDSVVPDKWLSSSTPNSSG from the exons ATGAAGAGCCAGTTCCTCCCGGAGACACCCTTTCCATCCGTGTACACCATCTTACTACTGACTCTCTTCATTCAATTCCCTTCCATTTTAGGCAACAACACCGAATGGTACACCAGCTGCACCAATTTGTTCAGTTGCGGGGGAATCAGCGGCGTTGATTACCCTTTCTGGGGTGGCAACAGGCCTCAAGAATGCGGTCATCCTGGACTAGAGCTCATGTGCGAGGATAGCACTCCAACCATGGAGATTATGAACGTGAAATATCGGGTTCTTCAAGTCAATCCCAGTTCTCAAATCCTCAGAATCACCAGAAATGAATTTGCAATCAAAGATATCTGTCCAGAGAAATTGGTGAACACCACCCTCGATGCCAATCTTTTCGAGTATGCTTCGGGATACGTCAATCTTACGATCCAATACGGCTGCCCCTCTCTGAATATTCCCGTCCCGGCTCCAATAGCCTGTAATATCAACGGAATCACTTACCGGAACGTTTACGTCGTTCCGGGGGCACAAGGGCCTGGAACTTGTCGGGCGAGCATATTTTTTCCAATTCATAGCACAGCTTTTGGAGGAATTACTGAAGAGTTGTCAATTCTGGGGCAAGTAATGGTCAGCGGATTTGAAGTGCGATGGAAAGTGGATAGTATGCAATGCAATGAGTGCAGGAATTCGAATGGCAGGTGCGGCTATGACCTCAAATCCAATCAATTTACTTGCCTATGTCCCGGAAATCAGGCCTCTGGTCACTATGGATGCACAAGCACATCAAGTGATGAAAATGGTAGCCCGCACGAGTCCATGGTTGTTTCAG GCAGTAAAAGTGGTCCCGGCACTCCCGTAG TTCTTGCTATAGTAGGTGCAGTCCTTGCTGGTGTGGGTCTTGGTTGGTTGATTTTCTGGTGTAGGCAACGGAGGAGACGGCTTGCTGCTGCTAAAGCTGCAGAGAGTTACCAAACTCAGAGCAAGGATAATTCAACTACTCCTGCTAGCAAAGCCCCTACTTCTGTGCCTTCAACTGTTTTCACCAAAAGCATCCCTTCTTATCCTTCCTCAAAAACTGAATTTGGAAAAGATAGCTCCTATTTTGGTGTCCAGGTCTTTAGCTATGGCGAACTTGAGGAAGCCACAGATGGTTTTTCTCAATCTAGAGAACTTGGAGATGGTGGCTTTGGCGCTGTATATTATG GTGTTCTTACTGATGGCCGCGTTGTTGCAGTCAAGCGGttatatgaaaataattttaagCGTGTTGAGCAGTTTATCAATGAAGTTGAGATCTTGACCCGTTTACGGCATCCAAACCTTGTGACACTATTTGGATGCACATCCAAAAGAAGCCGTGAGCTGTTGCTCGTGTATGAATATATACCAAATGGAACTGTGGCCGATCATCTACATGGGAAACGTGCCAGTTCTGGTTTGCTATCTTGGCCTGTCCGACTGAACATTGCCATTGAGACAGCTGATGCATTGGCTTATCTTCATAAATCAGATATCATACATCGTGATGTCAAAACCAACAACATCCTTCTAGACAATGACTTCCATGTAAAAGTCGCCGATTTTGGGTTATCAAGGTTGTTTCCCAACGATGTTACGCATGTATCTACAGCTCCCCAGGGGACACCCGGATACGTTGATCCTGAGTATTATCAATGCTACCAGCTCACTGAAAAGAGTGATGTTTACAGCTTTGGGGTGGTATTGATTGAACTAATTTCATCGCTGCAAGCTGTTGATACTAACAGGCACCGTCATGATATAAATTTGGCAAATATGGCCGTCAACAAAATCCAAAACCATACATTACATGAATTGGTAGATTCAAGTCTGGAGTTTGGGACAAATAGCCCTATGAGGAGGATGACAACATTAGTGGCTGAGCTAGCTTTTCGGTGTCTGCAGCAGGAGAGAGATATGAGGCCTTCAATGCAAGAAGTAGTGGATGCTCTTCGAGGAATTCAGAATGAAGGGTTGAGTACTGCAAAGGTGGAGGTGGTGCATATCTTGGTTGATGACGTCGCGCCGCTCAAGGATAATGTTGTCCCTACATCGCCTGATTCAGTTGTTCCTGATAAGTGGCTTAGCAGCTCGACACCAAATTCAAGCGGGTGA
- the LOC113778318 gene encoding LEAF RUST 10 DISEASE-RESISTANCE LOCUS RECEPTOR-LIKE PROTEIN KINASE-like 1.4 isoform X2: MHSEDRLPTLSFLLMITSFTLLHIPKSFSQDQQQFETCSEPFRCGNIDFTYPFWGGDRPESCGYPGFNLSCQGNVPRFTVGLVAYRILSSVDTSSHTLTVARDDLWDDNCPQYLYNTTLNFNIFSYPNTVDNITLFYNCTQLPFNIFQQPNQFNCTVNTTAPTTNFFQTSSAANSNTSQLPFWSACTDNIRVPINRAAFPSLFTTTAIFNITDLRAALTKGFPLLYEANNTACNNCSNTGGQCGYDTRSNSFTCYPNNKNGSKSGPGTPVVLAIVGAVLAGVGLGWLIFWCRQRRRRLAAAKAAESYQTQSKDNSTTPASKAPTSVPSTVFTKSIPSYPSSKTEFGKDSSYFGVQVFSYGELEEATDGFSQSRELGDGGFGAVYYGVLTDGRVVAVKRLYENNFKRVEQFINEVEILTRLRHPNLVTLFGCTSKRSRELLLVYEYIPNGTVADHLHGKRASSGLLSWPVRLNIAIETADALAYLHKSDIIHRDVKTNNILLDNDFHVKVADFGLSRLFPNDVTHVSTAPQGTPGYVDPEYYQCYQLTEKSDVYSFGVVLIELISSLQAVDTNRHRHDINLANMAVNKIQNHTLHELVDSSLEFGTNSPMRRMTTLVAELAFRCLQQERDMRPSMQEVVDALRGIQNEGLSTAKVEVVHILVDDVAPLKDNVVPTSPDSVVPDKWLSSSTPNSSG; encoded by the exons ATGCATTCCGAGGATCGCCTTCCAACCCTTTCTTTCCTTCTGATGATCACCAGCTTCACTTTACTTCACATCCCGAAATCTTTCAGCCAGGATCAACAACAATTTGAAACCTGCAGTGAGCCGTTTCGGTGTGGAAATATTGACTTTACTTATCCATTCTGGGGTGGGGATCGCCCGGAGAGTTGTGGCTATCCAGGTTTCAATCTAAGCTGCCAAGGGAACGTCCCTCGGTTTACAGTTGGCCTCGTTGCATACCGGATCCTCTCCTCTGTAGATACCTCATCTCATACTCTTACTGTTGCCAGAGACGATCTGTGGGATGATAATTGTCCTCAATATCTCTATAACACCACCTTGAATTTCAACATCTTCAGTTACCCCAACACCGTCGATAACATCACTCTGTTCTATAATTGCACCCAGCTTCCTTTCAACATCTTTCAACAGCCAAATCAGTTTAATTGCACCGTCAATACTACCGCACCAACTACCAATTTTTTCCAGACAAGTAGTGCAGCCAACAGCAACACAAGCCAGCTGCCGTTTTGGAGTGCTTGTACCGATAACATCAGGGTTCCTATTAATCGCGCCGCATTTCCGAGTCTCTTCACTACTACGGCCATATTCAATATTACGGATCTTCGAGCCGCACTTACTAAAGGCTTTCCTTTGCTATATGAAGCAAATAATACAGCCTGCAATAATTGCTCTAACACAGGTGGCCAGTGCGGGTATGATACTCGTTCCAACTCATTTACCTGCTATCCCAACAATAAAAATG GCAGTAAAAGTGGTCCCGGCACTCCCGTAG TTCTTGCTATAGTAGGTGCAGTCCTTGCTGGTGTGGGTCTTGGTTGGTTGATTTTCTGGTGTAGGCAACGGAGGAGACGGCTTGCTGCTGCTAAAGCTGCAGAGAGTTACCAAACTCAGAGCAAGGATAATTCAACTACTCCTGCTAGCAAAGCCCCTACTTCTGTGCCTTCAACTGTTTTCACCAAAAGCATCCCTTCTTATCCTTCCTCAAAAACTGAATTTGGAAAAGATAGCTCCTATTTTGGTGTCCAGGTCTTTAGCTATGGCGAACTTGAGGAAGCCACAGATGGTTTTTCTCAATCTAGAGAACTTGGAGATGGTGGCTTTGGCGCTGTATATTATG GTGTTCTTACTGATGGCCGCGTTGTTGCAGTCAAGCGGttatatgaaaataattttaagCGTGTTGAGCAGTTTATCAATGAAGTTGAGATCTTGACCCGTTTACGGCATCCAAACCTTGTGACACTATTTGGATGCACATCCAAAAGAAGCCGTGAGCTGTTGCTCGTGTATGAATATATACCAAATGGAACTGTGGCCGATCATCTACATGGGAAACGTGCCAGTTCTGGTTTGCTATCTTGGCCTGTCCGACTGAACATTGCCATTGAGACAGCTGATGCATTGGCTTATCTTCATAAATCAGATATCATACATCGTGATGTCAAAACCAACAACATCCTTCTAGACAATGACTTCCATGTAAAAGTCGCCGATTTTGGGTTATCAAGGTTGTTTCCCAACGATGTTACGCATGTATCTACAGCTCCCCAGGGGACACCCGGATACGTTGATCCTGAGTATTATCAATGCTACCAGCTCACTGAAAAGAGTGATGTTTACAGCTTTGGGGTGGTATTGATTGAACTAATTTCATCGCTGCAAGCTGTTGATACTAACAGGCACCGTCATGATATAAATTTGGCAAATATGGCCGTCAACAAAATCCAAAACCATACATTACATGAATTGGTAGATTCAAGTCTGGAGTTTGGGACAAATAGCCCTATGAGGAGGATGACAACATTAGTGGCTGAGCTAGCTTTTCGGTGTCTGCAGCAGGAGAGAGATATGAGGCCTTCAATGCAAGAAGTAGTGGATGCTCTTCGAGGAATTCAGAATGAAGGGTTGAGTACTGCAAAGGTGGAGGTGGTGCATATCTTGGTTGATGACGTCGCGCCGCTCAAGGATAATGTTGTCCCTACATCGCCTGATTCAGTTGTTCCTGATAAGTGGCTTAGCAGCTCGACACCAAATTCAAGCGGGTGA